The Sphingobium sp. JS3065 genome includes a region encoding these proteins:
- a CDS encoding helix-turn-helix domain-containing protein, producing MPNLPSMPDAANERLARTLCCAVDGAGKPRHQIAREAGMHKDTLLRVIRGERPITLDEAARILVACGAPVRATLALVLAGHEALAAQWMHHEMGAFLDEFFSVLPGELHEALGDRIGDLRPRWAIGTSRLVARMLSKHIDEFADRDLSLAIGR from the coding sequence ATGCCCAACCTGCCTTCCATGCCAGACGCGGCCAATGAGCGCCTTGCACGCACGCTGTGCTGCGCAGTGGATGGAGCGGGCAAGCCGCGACACCAGATTGCCCGCGAGGCCGGTATGCACAAGGACACGCTCCTGCGTGTCATCCGCGGCGAACGCCCGATCACACTGGATGAGGCAGCCCGGATCCTTGTGGCTTGCGGCGCTCCTGTGCGCGCCACTCTGGCGCTCGTACTCGCTGGGCATGAAGCGCTCGCCGCGCAGTGGATGCACCATGAGATGGGAGCCTTCCTCGACGAGTTCTTCTCCGTGCTGCCAGGCGAGTTGCACGAAGCGCTCGGCGACAGGATTGGTGATTTGAGACCGCGTTGGGCGATAGGCACTTCGCGCCTGGTTGCGCGCATGTTGTCCAAGCATATCGATGAATTTGCCGATCGCGACCTGTCGCTCGCGATCGGCAGGTGA
- a CDS encoding AlpA family transcriptional regulator, with product MAPTQLNTDSSASLAPDIIPAPPAPRLIRLPEVMARVGMKRSAIYQRMSEGRFPKSRSLGPKCAVWVEKEIEEWIDQVVRFGNHP from the coding sequence ATGGCTCCCACTCAATTGAATACTGACTCGTCAGCTTCGCTTGCACCGGACATCATCCCGGCTCCGCCTGCGCCGCGGCTCATTCGCCTGCCCGAAGTGATGGCGCGTGTCGGAATGAAACGTTCAGCGATTTACCAACGGATGAGCGAAGGTCGATTTCCGAAATCCCGTTCGCTTGGCCCCAAATGTGCCGTCTGGGTCGAGAAGGAAATCGAGGAATGGATTGATCAGGTGGTCAGGTTTGGCAACCATCCGTGA
- a CDS encoding copper-binding protein translates to MKKSLIVASSLLAVVSLAACKKEAEAPKSPEIAAASSGSMAEMPMAAEMKHGMGVGTVTEIDAAKGMVTLDHGDIAELQWPAMKMGFAIKPELLAGIKVGDKVNFEIDWDGKAGTVTRIEKAGS, encoded by the coding sequence GTGAAGAAATCGCTTATTGTTGCGTCCAGCCTCTTGGCTGTGGTGTCACTCGCCGCGTGCAAGAAGGAAGCAGAAGCGCCAAAATCGCCAGAAATCGCCGCTGCCAGTTCCGGCAGCATGGCCGAAATGCCGATGGCGGCCGAAATGAAGCACGGCATGGGCGTCGGGACTGTGACCGAGATCGACGCGGCCAAGGGCATGGTGACGCTCGATCACGGCGACATCGCGGAACTTCAGTGGCCTGCCATGAAGATGGGCTTTGCCATAAAGCCGGAACTGCTCGCGGGCATCAAGGTCGGCGACAAGGTCAACTTCGAGATCGACTGGGATGGCAAGGCGGGAACCGTCACTAGGATCGAGAAGGCCGGTTCCTGA
- a CDS encoding efflux RND transporter permease subunit, with translation MIARIIRASVAARGLVLAAALVLTIIGVAAVRSTPVDALPDLSDVQVIIRTTYPGQAPQIVENQVTYPITSTMLSVPGARVVRGYSFVGDSFVYVLFDDGTDLYWARSRVLEYLSQVQSRLPEGAKASLGPDATGVGWIYEYALVDKTGRHDLAQMRSIQDWFLRYELKAVPGVAEVASIGGMVRQYQVVVDPQKLAAYGVTATEVADALKRANQETGGATVEMAEAEYTVRASGYLKTLDDFRSVPIRTAAGGIPVMLGDVATVQIGPDMRRGIAELNGQGEVAGGVIVMRQGKNAREVIEGVKTRLDELKKSLPAGVEVVTTYDRSGLIDRAVENLTSKLIEEFIIVALVCALFLWHARSALVAILTLPLGILIAFIVMRAQGLNANILSLGGIAIAVGAMVDAAVVMIENAHKHLERWHHDHPGSEPDNPTRWRIITDAAAEVGPALFLSLLIITFSFIPIFSLQGQEGRLFSPLAFTKTYAMAAAALLSITLIPVLMGLMIRGKIPSEDANPANRWLTRAYRPALDWVLDRPKKALVIAVLIFATSLWPMTRLGGEFMPQMNEGDLLYMPSALPGISAAKASLLLQQTDRLIKTVPEVESVFGKAGRADTATDPAPLEMFETTIRFKPQSEWRPGMTQEKLIEELDARVKVPGLANFWIPPIRNRIDMLATGIKSPVGIKVAGSDLAEIDRTSKRIEQVVKTVPGVASALAERLTGGRYIDVDINRAAAARYGLNVADVQAVVSGAIGGESIGQTVEGLARFPISVRYPREIRDSLDDIINLPVLTPSRQQITLGTVADVRISDGPPMLRSENGRPVTWIYVDGRGRDLQTLVGDMQTAIARQVKLPPGISVSYTGQFEFLVRATERMKIVVPVTLAIIFALLYLTFRRWDEALLIMGTLPFALTGGLWLLYLLGYNQSVASGVGFIALAGVAAEFGVVMLIYLKHALVDRQDGDVAAAVREGALLRVRPKAMTVAVILAGLFPILVGTGTGSEVMSRIAAPVVGGMLTAPLLSMLIIPAAYLLMRRKSQTPIQPEGEVK, from the coding sequence ATGATCGCCAGGATCATTCGCGCCTCGGTTGCGGCGCGCGGGCTGGTGCTCGCGGCCGCACTGGTGCTGACGATCATCGGGGTGGCGGCCGTCAGGAGCACTCCGGTCGATGCCCTGCCCGATCTCTCCGATGTGCAGGTCATCATCCGCACCACCTACCCAGGGCAAGCCCCGCAAATTGTCGAGAACCAGGTCACCTATCCGATCACCTCGACGATGCTCTCGGTTCCCGGCGCACGCGTTGTGCGCGGCTATTCCTTCGTCGGCGACAGCTTCGTCTATGTCCTGTTCGACGACGGCACCGACCTCTACTGGGCGCGCAGCCGCGTGCTCGAATATCTGAGCCAGGTGCAGAGCCGTCTGCCCGAAGGGGCCAAAGCCTCGCTTGGGCCGGACGCAACGGGCGTGGGCTGGATTTACGAATATGCACTGGTCGACAAGACCGGACGGCACGATCTGGCGCAAATGCGTTCGATCCAGGACTGGTTCCTGCGCTACGAGTTGAAGGCTGTTCCCGGTGTCGCCGAGGTCGCCAGCATCGGCGGCATGGTCAGGCAGTATCAGGTCGTGGTCGATCCGCAGAAGCTGGCGGCTTATGGCGTCACGGCGACGGAAGTGGCCGATGCCTTGAAGCGCGCCAATCAGGAAACCGGCGGCGCCACGGTCGAAATGGCCGAGGCCGAATATACCGTTCGGGCCAGCGGCTACCTGAAGACACTCGACGATTTCCGCAGCGTGCCCATCCGCACGGCCGCGGGCGGCATTCCGGTGATGCTGGGGGATGTGGCGACGGTCCAGATCGGCCCCGACATGCGGCGCGGGATCGCCGAACTTAATGGCCAGGGCGAGGTCGCGGGCGGCGTCATAGTCATGCGGCAGGGCAAGAATGCCCGTGAAGTGATCGAGGGCGTCAAGACCAGGCTCGACGAACTCAAGAAAAGCCTCCCGGCCGGCGTCGAGGTCGTCACGACTTACGACCGCTCCGGCCTGATCGACCGCGCGGTGGAAAACCTCACCAGCAAGCTGATCGAAGAGTTCATCATCGTCGCGCTCGTCTGTGCGCTGTTCCTGTGGCACGCGCGCTCGGCGCTGGTTGCGATTCTCACCCTGCCGCTGGGTATCCTCATCGCCTTTATCGTCATGCGGGCGCAGGGATTGAACGCCAATATCCTCTCATTGGGCGGCATTGCCATTGCCGTCGGCGCGATGGTCGATGCGGCAGTGGTGATGATCGAGAATGCCCACAAGCATCTCGAACGCTGGCACCATGACCATCCTGGCAGCGAGCCGGATAACCCGACGCGCTGGCGGATCATCACCGATGCCGCGGCGGAAGTCGGCCCGGCGCTGTTCCTCAGCCTGCTGATCATCACCTTCTCGTTCATTCCGATTTTCTCGTTGCAGGGCCAGGAGGGCCGGCTGTTCTCGCCGCTCGCCTTCACCAAGACCTATGCGATGGCAGCGGCAGCATTGCTGTCGATCACGCTGATCCCGGTGCTGATGGGCCTGATGATCCGCGGGAAAATCCCCAGCGAAGACGCCAATCCGGCCAACCGCTGGCTGACCCGCGCCTACCGCCCTGCGCTGGATTGGGTACTCGATCGGCCAAAGAAGGCACTGGTGATCGCCGTCCTGATCTTTGCCACGAGCCTGTGGCCGATGACCCGGCTTGGCGGCGAGTTCATGCCGCAGATGAATGAGGGCGATTTGCTCTACATGCCTTCGGCACTCCCCGGCATTTCGGCGGCCAAGGCATCGCTGCTGCTCCAGCAGACCGACCGGCTGATCAAGACCGTGCCCGAAGTCGAGAGCGTGTTCGGCAAGGCTGGCCGCGCCGATACCGCTACCGACCCCGCTCCGCTCGAGATGTTCGAGACGACCATCCGGTTCAAGCCGCAATCCGAGTGGCGACCCGGCATGACGCAGGAGAAGCTGATCGAGGAGCTGGATGCGAGGGTCAAAGTGCCCGGCCTCGCCAACTTCTGGATCCCGCCGATCCGCAATCGCATCGACATGCTGGCCACAGGCATCAAGAGCCCGGTGGGAATCAAGGTGGCAGGCTCCGACCTGGCCGAGATTGATCGCACCTCGAAGCGGATCGAACAGGTGGTCAAGACCGTGCCGGGGGTCGCCTCGGCGCTGGCCGAGCGGCTCACCGGCGGACGCTATATCGATGTCGACATCAATCGCGCGGCGGCGGCACGTTACGGCCTCAATGTCGCTGATGTTCAGGCGGTGGTCTCAGGCGCGATCGGCGGCGAGAGCATTGGGCAGACGGTCGAGGGGCTGGCGCGTTTTCCGATCAGCGTGCGCTATCCCCGCGAAATCCGCGACAGTCTTGATGACATCATCAATCTGCCGGTGCTCACGCCCTCACGTCAACAGATCACCCTCGGCACTGTTGCCGATGTGCGGATCAGCGATGGTCCGCCGATGCTCAGGAGCGAAAACGGAAGACCGGTTACCTGGATCTATGTCGATGGGCGCGGGCGCGATCTTCAAACTCTGGTAGGGGACATGCAGACGGCAATCGCGCGCCAAGTCAAACTCCCGCCCGGCATCAGCGTATCGTACACCGGCCAGTTCGAGTTCCTCGTGCGCGCGACCGAGCGGATGAAGATCGTCGTACCCGTCACGCTGGCGATCATCTTCGCGCTGCTTTACCTGACGTTTCGCCGCTGGGACGAGGCTTTGCTCATCATGGGCACGTTGCCGTTTGCGCTGACCGGCGGGCTGTGGCTGCTCTATCTGCTCGGCTATAACCAGTCGGTCGCAAGCGGCGTGGGGTTCATCGCGCTGGCGGGCGTGGCCGCCGAGTTCGGCGTGGTGATGTTGATCTATCTGAAACACGCGCTTGTTGACCGTCAGGACGGCGATGTCGCTGCCGCCGTCCGAGAAGGCGCGCTGCTGCGTGTCCGGCCCAAAGCGATGACGGTCGCGGTGATCCTCGCGGGGCTCTTCCCGATCCTGGTCGGCACCGGCACCGGGTCCGAAGTGATGAGCCGGATCGCCGCACCCGTGGTCGGCGGAATGCTGACCGCGCCATTGCTTTCGATGCTCATTATCCCGGCAGCCTATCTGCTGATGCGCCGCAAATCCCAAACCCCCATTCAACCCGAAGGAGAAGTGAAGTGA